The following proteins are encoded in a genomic region of Glycine soja cultivar W05 chromosome 17, ASM419377v2, whole genome shotgun sequence:
- the LOC114391627 gene encoding F-box/FBD/LRR-repeat protein At3g14710-like → MEGSSGSTANDSSTRKQNLLKRHKINEGEGTLSKLPEPLVSHILSFLPTKDAVRTSVLSKKWQFRWTFITKLDLDDTVFYKRKSGGKMYFVNFVYRALLLTKSSSLESFSLVIANKYDVFLLNTWICNILIRDIKNLCIVTQSEMSFSAHASHSLFNSRLLEELVLKTMHSFAIRVTESVVQFEHLKLLKLSGILFSLDFNSKHLTLSLPVLKVFETLNCTWLNAKRITLKVPLLESVIITQDTKPPSYVKPHCAFEFSASHLKEFSYCGCGYISHYFKLLDTSSAHNASLNITVNQCPINRDPETEVRAFLLLKQFSQVKYLKFEGCQVLAQSKVASLPLFGMLSELELGLVSGEVLLGLLLKSPVLKTLLFEGISNFDKELLNSAAVPECLTSTLQVVKFHKLHGCEHELCLAKFVMENGLVLERMSFFLASHCLGKSKIMEEFKAKLFSFKKGFSFAIVEFSYDD, encoded by the exons ATGGAGGGGTCGTCTGGATCAACTGCTAATGACTCTAGCACACGCAAGCAAAATCTTCTGAAGAGACACAAGATAAATGAAGGTGAAGGCACACTGAGCAAGCTACCTGAACCACTCGTTAGTCACATACTCTCTTTTCTTCCAACCAAAGACGCAGTTCGCACCAGTGTTTTATCCAAGAAATGGCAATTCCGCTGGACATTCATCACAAAGTTGGACTTAGACGACACTGTGTTCTATAAGAGGAAGAGTGGTGGAAAAATGTACTTTGTAAACTTCGTGTACAGGGCACTTCTTCTGACCAAAAGTTCAAGTTTGGAAAGTTTCTCACTTGTTATTGCTAACAAGTATGATGTGTTCCTTCTCAATACTTGGATATGCAACATCTTGATCCGGGACATAAAAAATCTTTGTATTGTCACACAATCTGAGATGTCTTTCTCTGCTCATGCATCTCATTCTCTTTTCAACTCCAGGTTATTGGAAGAATTGGTGCTCAAGACGATGCATTCTTTTGCGATTAGGGTTACCGAAAGCGTTGTTCAGTTTGAACACCTAAAACTCCTCAAGTTATctggaattttattttctctggACTTCAACTCAAAACATCTAACTCTTAGTTTACCAGTCCTCAAAGTGTTTGAAACACTAAATTGCACTTGGTTAAATGCAAAACGTATCACTCTAAAAGTGCCTCTACTTGAGAGTGTTATCATAACGCAAGACACCAAGCCCCCGTCCTATGTGAAGCCTCACTGTGCATTCGAGTTTTCTGCTTCGCATCTGAAAGAATTCAGTTATTGCGGTTGTGGTTATATATCACATTATTTTAAGCTGTTAGATACGTCATCTGCTCATAATGCTTCTCTTAATATAACTGTGAACCAATGTCCGATAAACAGAGATCCAGAAACAGAGGTTCGTGCTTTTTTGCTTCTCAAACAATTCAGCCAAGTGAAATATCTCAAATTCGAGGGTTGTCAG GTACTGGCACAATCAAAAGTGGCTAGTCTACCATTATTTGGAATGTTGAGTGAATTGGAGCTTGGCTTGGTTAGTGGTGAAGTTTTATTAGGCTTACTTCTAAAATCACCGGTTCTTAAGACTCTACTTTTCGAG GGAATATCTAATTTCGACAAAGAGCTTTTGAATTCTGCTGCTGTGCCCGAGTGTTTGACATCTACACTCCAGGTTGTGAAATTTCATAAACTGCATGGATGCGAGCATGAGCTGTGTTTAGCTAAATTTGTGATGGAAAATGGTTTAGTGCTGGAGAGGATGAGTTTCTTCCTAGCTAGCCATTGCTTGGGAAAATCGAAGATTATGGAAGAATTTAAAGCAAAGTTATTCTCATTTAAGAAAGGCTTCTCTTTTGCTATTGTTGAATTTTCATATGATGATTAA